In Paracoccus sp. N5, the DNA window TGGCGCCCATGCCGCCCGGGTCATGCGCGGCTCCAACCACCTGCGCTATGACCTGGACCAGCAGGCGCTGCGGCTGACCACCTCGGCGCCGGTGGAATTCGTGCTGAACGAGACGCCCTTCCTGCTGGACCGTCCGCATGCCTTCCTGCTGGGCCCCGACGAGCCGCTGAGCGACGGGCCCCATGTCATCGCCGCCGCCTTCCTGGAACGGACCGAGGCCTATTGGCTGGACTGGGTGCGGGCGCTGTCGATCCCGCCGGATTATCAGGAGGTGGTGATCCGCGCCGCCATCACGCTGAAGCTGTGCGAATACGAGGAAACCGGCGCCATCGTCGCGGCGCTGACCACCTCGATCCCGGAATATGCCGATACGCAGCGCAACTGGGATTACCGCTTCTGCTGGCTGCGCGACAGCTTCTTCACCGTCAAGGCGCTGAACAGCCTGGGCGTCACCAAGACGATGGAGGATTACCTCGCCTATGTGCTGAACCTCGCCACCGGCACGCCCGACGGCTACATGCAGCCGCTGTTCGGCCTGGGCCACGAGCGGGTGCTGGACGAAGAGACCTGCCCGGCGCTTCTGGGCTATGACGGGCACGGGCCGGTGCGGCGCGGCAATGCCGCCTATACGCAGGTGCAGAACGACGGCTATGGCTCGGTGATCCTGGCGGTCAGCCAGTGCTTCTTCGACCAGCGCCTGCCGCGCCTGGGCGGGATCGAGCTGTTCGAGCGGCTGGAGGTGCTGGGCCGGCAGGCGGTGGCGCGCTGGAACACCCCCGACGCCGGGCTGTGGGAATTCCGCACCCGCGAAAGCGTCCATACCCATTCGGTGCTGATGTGCTGGGGCGCCTGCGACCGGCTGGCGCGGATCGCGGCGCATCTGGGCCTGCCGCAGCGCGCCGCCGCCTGGGGCGCCCATGCCGACGCCATGCGCCAGGCGATCGAGACCCAGGGCTGGAACGACACGGTCGGCGCCTATGTCTCGGCCTTCGGCGGCGCGGACCTGGATGCGAGCCTGCTTCTGATGCCCGAGGTCGGCTACTGCACCGGCGAGAACCCGCGCTACCAGGCCACCGTCGCCGCCTGCGAGGCGCAGCTGCGCCAGGGCCACCACCTGTTCCGCTATCGCGCCCCCGACGATTTCGGCACGCCCGAGACCGCCTTCACCGCTTGCACCTTCTGGCTGATCGACGCGCTGGTCCGGCTGGGCCGCCATGACGAGGCGCGCGAGATTTTCGCCGCGGTGCTGGAACAACGCACCGCCCTGGGGCTTCTGTCCGAGGATGTGCATGTCGCCAGCCGCACGCTCTGGGGCAATTTCCCGCAGACCTATTCCATGGTCGGGCTGATCAACGCCGCGATCAAGCTGTCGCGCAAATGGGAAGACGTCGTATGAGCCGCCTTGTCGTCGTTTCGAACCGATTGCCCGCACGCGGCAAGGGCGTCGCGGCCGGCGGGCTTGCCGTCGCGCTGGAAGCGGCGCTGAAGGACCGGGGCGGGCTGTGGCTGGGCTGGTCGGGGCGCACGGCGGAAACGCCGGGCCCGGTCGCCCTCAGCCAGGCCGGCGAGGTCACCTTTGCCGCGCTGGACCTGACCCCGGCCGAGGTCAAGGGCTATTACGAAGGCATCTCGAACAGCGTGCTCTGGCCGCTGTGCCATTATCGCGCCGACCTGCTCGACTATACCCGCGACGACATGGAGTGCTACCAGCAGGTG includes these proteins:
- a CDS encoding glycoside hydrolase family 15 protein encodes the protein MIPMPAPSLELGLIGNAATAALLNALGDVTWMCLPRFDGDPVFCRLLEPQSGPDSGLWSIRCDELARTRQSYRGHTAILETIQEDDQGNRLKITDFLPRFPDRGRMFRGRTLVRIVEPLAGTPRITVRLCPRHGYGAHAARVMRGSNHLRYDLDQQALRLTTSAPVEFVLNETPFLLDRPHAFLLGPDEPLSDGPHVIAAAFLERTEAYWLDWVRALSIPPDYQEVVIRAAITLKLCEYEETGAIVAALTTSIPEYADTQRNWDYRFCWLRDSFFTVKALNSLGVTKTMEDYLAYVLNLATGTPDGYMQPLFGLGHERVLDEETCPALLGYDGHGPVRRGNAAYTQVQNDGYGSVILAVSQCFFDQRLPRLGGIELFERLEVLGRQAVARWNTPDAGLWEFRTRESVHTHSVLMCWGACDRLARIAAHLGLPQRAAAWGAHADAMRQAIETQGWNDTVGAYVSAFGGADLDASLLLMPEVGYCTGENPRYQATVAACEAQLRQGHHLFRYRAPDDFGTPETAFTACTFWLIDALVRLGRHDEAREIFAAVLEQRTALGLLSEDVHVASRTLWGNFPQTYSMVGLINAAIKLSRKWEDVV